The DNA segment AGGAGTATAAAAAAAGCCATCCGATACTATCGAATGGCTTCTTAAGGATTATTAGTTTGAGATTATCTCTTTCTTGTATTTTGTCTTCTTTGCGGGTAATCAATACCGGTCTTACGACCATTACCTTCAGGGCTACCTACGCGGTCCATAGCGCAACGGAAACCAACGGTGCTACTACCCTGGTCTTCTTCCAGGAAGCGGCGGGTGCCGGGAGATAAGTAGTAAGGACGGTCGTTCCAGCTACCACCTTTAATAACCCGTGATTTGTCGCTGATCAGGGTAGTGAAGCCATAACCACGGCCACCGTTTTTCAGGTTCTCAGAGATATCAGTAGTACCGTAAGTAACACCGCTTACCAGTGAGTCTCCATCGAGGTAGTTGATCACATTACCCTTTTGATAGTTACGGCGGTTCTTGCTTTCCTCATCAGTAACATATACTCTTTTTACGCGGCCCAGACTGTCTTTCTCAAACTCACCATCGGCATTTTTATAATCATTCTGGAAGTAGTTACCACGGAAAGGAGCTACGTCATCCTGGTCAACAGAGTTTAGCGGACGATAAACGTCTTCTACCCACTCATTCACGTTGCCAGACATATTATACAAACCAAAAGCATTGGGGAAGAAAGAAGTAACAGGGGCAGTGTACACAGCACGGTCGTTCAGACCACCGGCCACACCCATGTTATCACCATTACCACGTTTGAAGTTGGCGAGGAAAGTACCTTGCCAGCTACCGCGGCGGTTGTCACGCAGGCCATTTACGTTCTGGCTCCAGGTATACACCTGCTTGTTGGCGATTAACTCCTCACCACGTTTGCCTTCTTTCTTACTGGGTTGTGGGTTCTGACCAACCAGGGCCAGTGCCGCATATTCCCATTCAGCTTCAGTGGGCAGGCGGTAAGAAGGCAGCAGGATACCATCTTCAAAAGTTACCGTAGTACGTGGCGTACCATTCGGGTTTTTCAGCGGGTTCTTTTTAGAGCGAACGCTGTTGCCCGGTGTAGGTGTGGTAAGACCTAACAGATACGCTTTGGTATTGAAAGACTCAGCACCCTGACCTTGAATATTTTTGAACATGTTCTTGTTGACAAATCCTTTATCCAGCAGGGCTTTTTCATTCACCCTGTCGGTACGCCAAAGACAGAAATCGTGCGCCTGTCTCCAGGTTACACCCACCACCGGGTAATAGTTATAGGAGGGGTGGCGGAAATAATACTCCACCATCGGCTCATTATAACCCAGTTCACTGCGCCATACCAAGGTATCGGGCAATGCTCCTTCCCGTACAGCTTTATATTCATCTGCATCAAACACCGTGTTGATCCAGTACAAATATTCGCGGTAGTGAACATTGGCTACTTCGGTACGGTCAATGTAAAAGGAGTTTACTGTTTTACGGCTGGGAATATTATTCCATTCGAACATTACATCTTCTTCCACGGCTCCCATCTGAAAGGTACCGCCCTGAACAAATACAAGGCCGGGACCTGTGCGCTGTTCTTTCTCGCGGGAAACCTGGTAGCCGCCCATGTTCTTGTCGTTGTAGTTCCAACCCGTAACGTCGGATTTCTCCTGCTTTTTGCCAAATAAGCCTCCGTTTTTGCAGGAAGACACTGCTGCAGTACAGGAGAGCAGGATGAATAGGTTTTTCAGATTCATTTTGATGACTTTTGCCTTTGGTTCAATTAAGTTAAACGTGCTTTCAAAGCAAATATTGTACAGTTTTGCGGGCTGTTTATCCACAGGGTACAAGGAATGGCGAATATAGGTACTTTCACGTAATCAAGCCTTTTCCGTAACGCTTATTACATTAAAAATGAGCTATTTTTGAAGCAATGGGCCGTAGTTACATCATCCCCTGGCTGCTGGCAGTTACCCTGTTGTCCGGAACAATTTCTGTATCCGGTCAAAGAACCTATACGAGTCAATCAGTACTGGCCGTTGGGAATTGGTATAAATTAGCTGTATCCGGTCCCGGCATCTACAAAATAGACCTCCCTTTTCTGACTGCGCTCGGTATTACTGCAACTTCCCTGCCATCTGCTTCCATCCGGTTATTTGGCAATGGCGGACAAATGCTTCCTGAAAATGCCAACAGTG comes from the Paraflavitalea devenefica genome and includes:
- a CDS encoding SUMF1/EgtB/PvdO family nonheme iron enzyme, translated to MNLKNLFILLSCTAAVSSCKNGGLFGKKQEKSDVTGWNYNDKNMGGYQVSREKEQRTGPGLVFVQGGTFQMGAVEEDVMFEWNNIPSRKTVNSFYIDRTEVANVHYREYLYWINTVFDADEYKAVREGALPDTLVWRSELGYNEPMVEYYFRHPSYNYYPVVGVTWRQAHDFCLWRTDRVNEKALLDKGFVNKNMFKNIQGQGAESFNTKAYLLGLTTPTPGNSVRSKKNPLKNPNGTPRTTVTFEDGILLPSYRLPTEAEWEYAALALVGQNPQPSKKEGKRGEELIANKQVYTWSQNVNGLRDNRRGSWQGTFLANFKRGNGDNMGVAGGLNDRAVYTAPVTSFFPNAFGLYNMSGNVNEWVEDVYRPLNSVDQDDVAPFRGNYFQNDYKNADGEFEKDSLGRVKRVYVTDEESKNRRNYQKGNVINYLDGDSLVSGVTYGTTDISENLKNGGRGYGFTTLISDKSRVIKGGSWNDRPYYLSPGTRRFLEEDQGSSTVGFRCAMDRVGSPEGNGRKTGIDYPQRRQNTRKR